AGCTTTACCTTCTTTGAAAATTCCATCAAATATGGGATATTCGTTTGCTTCAAGTTCCTAATGAAATCGCTCATTTTTTCGGGCTTAAGCTCTTCAGAGGAAAGGAGTTTGCTAAACTTTCCCTTAAACTTGCTTTTAGCCTTGATGACCTCGCACAATTCTTCCAGTAATTGTCGGAATAGGGTGGAGTCAATGATGATGTCTTCATCCCTGAAAAGGAATCTCCCCTCCTTAAGTCTCGCTCTAATCCCCCCTTCACCGAGATAAACCTGGGGCTCAATTAGTGATATATATTTCCGCTGAACCTCGAATATTGCCTGGTAAAAATGGACCAAACCGCTTAAGCCAGGATTTCGTTTTTTATAGTACTCTATCTCTCTTCCCATCTCGTTTGGGGAAATATCCCCTTGCTTCAAATGGATTTGAATTTGACTCATCTCCTTCCCTAAAATCTTTATACAAATATGAATTCTAGCTTGGGTTTTCGAATCCTTTAAATAACACCAAAGCCTCTGTGGAAGCTCGGAGTTTGGAATTTAAAAAAATGGGCACCCATCCACAAAGAACGGGTGTCCATTTTTCTGAATCAAAAATTAGGTACTTTCCTTCCCTTTGACCTCCTCATACCACCTCGCCCAATGATACTTCGCTTCCTCCTCGCTCACCGTGCCATCGCCGAACATATATCTCCAAGCACCTCGATAAGGTTGAAAGATACCAAGTCCCAAGTAGATGTGTCCAAGGAGGACTACACCGAGGATGATCGTCCCCAACTCATGGAGAGGAAAGCACCACTGCACCAGTCCTTTGGGGAAATTGGCGGGGAAAGCCATTGCAATCCCGGTCAAAATGAGGAGGATGGAACTACCGATGATGACCCAGTCAGCGAACTTTTGCCCCGATTTTAATCTGCCCTGTGGAGGCATCTTCGTCTTTGCACGGAATAGATAAATGGGAAATCTCAGCAACCAGGCGGTGTCATTTTCTTCCCAGGTGAATATGTCCTTGAGGAAATGCACAAATCCCCGCCAGTTGAATATGATCATAAGAATGGGGATGCCAATGAAGAAAACACCACAAACCCTATGGGCGAACCTGGATCCATTGAGTCCCCCAAAGACCGCAGCTAAACCATTTAATCGAGGCAAATAAAGCGCGAGCCCCGTATAGAAAAGCAGTAAACAAGAGATGGTGTGTGTCCAGTGAAGAAATCTAGCAGCTGCGCTTTGCCTTATGACTCTTCTCCTACGTCTCACTACTCCTCACCCCCCTCCTCACTTCCTCTTCGGGTTTATATCCTATGTTGAGCAGAAAACTGAGCGCGAATGCGGCGACAGCGGCTCCACCTAAGATCGGACCCAGTGGTTTGAGGATGTCCTGCCATAAGACCGCAGAGATTGGAACCTTGGGCTCCTCCGGGAGATCATAAGTTTTCGCTTTTTCAGCCAGGACATACATCACGCCCAATCCACCCAATTCAGTTTCGCCATAAAGACGTGCATCGAGATTGCCATCTGCTTTGAGAGCACTCACTCTCTCCAAGCCCAGGGAGACCATTTCCTCTCTCTCACCGAATTGAATGGCTCCAGGAGGACAGGTCTGGGCACAAGCAGGGGTAAGGCCATTTGACACCCGGTCATAGCACATCCTACACTTCTTAACGGTATTTGTATCCGTGTCATATTGGGGAATCTCAAATGGGCAGTTCTGTACACAATACTTGCAACCAGTGCACTTATCCTGATCGATGACCACCGCTCCGAGCTCGGTCTCGTGTGCCGCCCCCGTAGGACATACTTTAACGCAGGTAGCGTCAGTACAGTGCATGCATTGCATCTTTCTAAATAGCCATTTTACTTCCCCGTTCTCGCTGATCTCCTTGAATTTGAGCTTTGTCCAAGTTTTGGGTGAAAGTTCGGGTGGATTTTCATAGGTTCCTTGACAAGTGGTCTTCTCCGCGGGAAGCTGATTCCACTGCTTGCAAGCTACCTGGCAAGCGCGACAGGCAGTGCACTTTGTGACGTCTATGAGCATCGCCTTTGCCATCTTACTTCACCTTCCTTATATCGCAGAGAAATGCCTTGGATTCCTGGATCATGGTGTTGGCATCACCGATGTGTGGAGTGAGCTGGTTGGCAGCGTAGTTCAGTTTTTTGGGGCCCCCGGTGGTATAACCAACGTATCCATAGCACCAAGGCAGACCAACTTGATGAATCTTCTTACCATCGACAGTGAGTGGTTTGAATCTCGGAGTGACGATGGCTACGGCTTCGACTTCGCCTCGTGCCGTAACCACTTTCACCCAGTCACCGTTTTCAATTCCCTTCTCCTCGGCGAGTTCTTCACTCATCTCCACGAACATCTCAGGCATGAGTTCCGCCAACCAAGGTTGGTTACGGGTCATGATACCCGTCTGCCAGTGTTCTGTTATCCTGTAGGTAGTAGCGACGAGTGGATATTCACCCGAAGTTCCAACCTTGTCCTCCGGATTAACCTTGTGCCAGAGGAAAATCGCCGGATTAATCTGCTCAGCTGACATGAGGTTTTTAACGGGACTCTCGAGAGGCTCATAGTGTTCTGGGAAGGGCCCCTCTTTGCAAGGAGCGAAGAGCTTGAAGACGCCCTCGTTTAGCATGATGGCGGGCAGATTCCCACCAACTGCGGTCGGCGCCTTCGCCGCAGGGAAGTCCGGGACATCGTTACCCGTCCACATTCCGGGTAGACCCGTTTTTGGATCGACTTTGTTGGGATCCCACCATATCTCCGGGATATTCGGATTCCAGGGCTTGCCCTCGAGGTCGCAGGAAGCGCGGTTGTAAACAATGCGCCTATTGAGCGGCCAGGCAAATGCCCACTCAAGGTTATTGCCGATACCCTCGGTCTCCGGAGTGCGTCTCTGCATGAGGTTCGTTCCATCCTCGGCAAATGACCCGGAGAAGAGCCAGTTTCCGCAGGCGGTCGTACCGTCAGCCGCGAGAACGGTGAAGTTCTTCACCAACTTGCTCCTGTCCGGCCAGACGTAGCCATTGCAGGCCCTGGCGACCTCCTCCGCGCTGGGCGGATCGCCGTAATCCCAGTTGAGATTGGTTATGGCCTCGGCATTGGGGCCACCCTCAGTCTCATAGAGCCTCTTGAGCTCCTTGAAGATGAGATCGATGATCTCCAGATCGCTCTTGCAATCGCCCAGAGGCTCGGCGCCCTTCCAGCGCCACTGTATCCAGCGCCCAGAGTTGGTAATGGAACCGTCCTTCTCCACGGAATCGGCGGCTGGGAGTCTGAAGACCTCGGTTTGAATATCGGTGGGATCAACACCCGGTCTCTTCCAGAAAGCATTGGTCTCGGTCTCCCACAGGTTAAGGTCGACCAACCATTCCAGCTTATCCAAGGCTTTACATTCGATGTTCGAGTTCGGTCCCCCGACCGCTGGATTCTGACCGAGGATGATGAAACCCTTGATCACGCCATCGTACATCGCCTCGAACAGGGCTATGTGGGAGTAGCCGCCTCCCTTGTGACCCTTTCCGATCTTGGGCAACCAATCGAAGCGGAAGTCATTCTCCGGCTGGGCCGCATCTCCCCACCACTCCTTGAGCAAACTCACGATGTACTTCTCGCCATTTCTCCACCAGGAAGTGGAGCCGGGAAGAACGTTTTTAGTCGCTCTGTCGACCGTGAACTTATCCGCGTAACCCCTGAAGGTATCCCCAACCTTCGCAACCGGTAGATACCCAGGCAGAATATGGAAGAGCAGAGCATGATCGGTTGAACCCTGAACATTTGGCTCTCCTCGCAGAGCATTCACTCCGCCACCGGGTCTCCCGATATTCCCAAGAAGCAATTGGAGCATGGCAAAGGCACGGATGTTTTCCGTTCCCACAGTGTGCTGAGTCCAACCCATGGCATATAGGATGGTTCCAGTTTTCTCGGGATCACCCGTCTTCGAAAATTCCTTGCATACATCGAGGAATTTCTCCTTGGGACAGCCGGTGATCTTCTCCACCATCTCCGGTGTGTACCGGGAGGCGTGTTCTTTAAGGAGCTGGAAGACACAATTGGAATCGGTGAGGGTCATATCCCTTAAGGGCTCGGTGACGGTTACCCTCTTCCCTTCTTTGACTTCCGTCACCTCTTTTGTTTGATAGCCCCAAGTCGCCTCGTCGTACTTCCTCTTGGTCTCATCGTAGCCCGAGAATAGCCCATCTTTGAAGTCGAATTCAGGTTTTATCAAAAGTGAAGCATTTGTGTACTCCTTGACGTATTCTTCGTGATAGAGCTCATTCTCGATGACATAGTTGACCATCCCCATGATGAAGGCAATATCCGTGCCGGCCCGAATTGGGGCATAAATATGAGCTTTGGAGGCTGATCGAGTAAATCGGGGGTCAACCACGATGAGCTTGGCTCCTCTTTCCTCCATGGCCTTGGTGACCCACTTGAAAGCCATGGGGTGGCATTCTGCGGCATTTCCGCCCATAATCATGATGCAATCACTGTTCTTAATGTCTATCCAGTGATTGGTCATTGCACCTCTTCCGTACGTTGGACCCAACGCTGCCACGGTGGCGGAGTGTCATATGCGGGCTTGGTGCTCGATGTAAACGAGACCGAGTGTCCTCATTAATTTGATCCACAGGTAACACTCCTCATTGTTTACAGCCGCTCCGCCCAGCGCAGCGATGGATTCGCAACGATTCACCGTGACTCCATCCTCTGTAGAAATGAAGTACTTATCCCGGGTGTCTTTGATTCTCCTGGCAATCTGAGAGATTGCCCAGTCCCAAGTCTTATCCTCCCATTCAGAAGAACCCGGAGCGCGATATAGAACTTTTTTATTTCTCAAACCCGCCGTGTCCGCAGCAACCTGGAACATGGATGCACCTTTAGGACAAAGACTTCCAAGATTGGTGGGATGATCGGGATCGCCTTCGATATTGATGGGGTGCCCATGTTCGGAACTTACAATGGCCCCACAGCCACAAGAACAATAAGGACAAATAGTGGGCGCTTCTTTCGCACCCTTAATTCGCAGTTCCTCTACTTCCTCGGCGATCGCCGATATATCGAAGCCAAAGCGAAGCAGCGTGGTAGAAGCAAGAGATGCACCGGTAAGTTTGAAAAAACCCCTCCGTGAAAATTTCACCTTTTACACTCACTCCTTTCACCAAAGATTTCTCCCAAATGAATTAAACATATCACCTCCAACTCCTAAAAAAATTTTAGAGGTCTTTAAGGTTACCTTAATAGACCTCCTGAAATTTAGGAACGGAAACATATAAAACAAAGATTTTCAATTTTCCGATACCCTCTCTTGGAGCGAAAATTATCACCATTCATAACTCAATTTTTATTTCTTCAATTACCAGCTATTCCCTTATATACAACAAAAAATGAAAATTCCTTCTTTTTTCCCATAATTTTTGAAAAATCTTTTATACTCCCAATTCAGTCTTCACTTTGATCAGTCGGATTATATCACTCCTTGTGACAAGTCCCACCAAGCTGCCATTCTCATCCACCACTAAAAGATGGCCTATTTCCTCCCTGGCCATCTGCATTAAGGCATTGACGGCTTCCTCCCGATAACTTATTATGCAACTCTCCTTTGGAGGGACCACTATTTCCCTCGCGGTTACCCTTGACCAATCCCCTTGAGGGATTTCTTTAATATCGTGTAAGGTGATTACCCCCAAAAGCTGATCATTCTCCACCACGGGAAACCGACCATATCGGTATTTCAAGAAGTACTCATTGACCAACTTATCAAGGGTTATTGAAGGATCAATGATTTGGACATCCTTGCTCATGATCTCGGCGACCTTAATCCCTGATAACGATCTTTGGAGAATAAGCTGTCGATAACTTGTCTGAGCGGCGTGGTTAAGGAACCATCCGATCAAAACCAGCCAGAGAGCACTGATATCGCCCAGAACGAAAACCATCATGAACCCAAAGAAAATGAGGGAGAAGGCTATTCCCTGCCCGGCCTGAGAGGCAATCTTCATGGACCGTTGCATATCTTTCATCCAATACCAGAGTCCGGCTCTTAAAACTCTTCCTCCATCCAAGGGAAATCCGGGCAAAAGATTGAATACCGCCAGGGCTAAATTGATCTGCCAGAGCAATAAAAAGGAGGCGCCAACCATCTCCAAACCCAAACCCCTAGCCCCCACCCAAATCAAACCGAAGGAAAAGGATAAGAAAAAGCTGGAGAGCGGACCGGCGATGGCCATTTTGAACTCAACCTCTGGATTTTCCGGCTCTTTGGACATCTGGGCAACTCCGCCGAAGATAAACAGGGTAATTTTCTTTATGGGAATACCGCTTTTTTTAGCTATGTAGGAATGGGATAGTTCGTGAAATAAAACCGAAGCAAAGAGCAAAAGGGTGGTGATCGTTGCATTAATTATGCTTACAACCAGTGGAAGATTGAATGGTTTTAATTGGAAACGAAGGGTTAAGTCGATGATGAGTAGGGCAAAAATAAAAAACCACGTAAAGTTCAACTCTATGGGAATACCGAATATCCTTCCAAGACGGACCGATCCAAAGGGAATCAACGTTCTTTCTCCTTATCGCCCAGACCAACTCCCCTAACTCCAGAATAAATCAAGTACAAACCCAATACAACCAATCAAATTTCTCCTGCATTTTCTGCAATATCTTCTCCGCCCCTCGCTTTGGTGTCTCTCTATCGGACTCGATGATCATCTCTGGG
The nucleotide sequence above comes from Actinomycetota bacterium. Encoded proteins:
- a CDS encoding cytochrome b/b6 domain-containing protein; amino-acid sequence: MRRRRRVIRQSAAARFLHWTHTISCLLLFYTGLALYLPRLNGLAAVFGGLNGSRFAHRVCGVFFIGIPILMIIFNWRGFVHFLKDIFTWEENDTAWLLRFPIYLFRAKTKMPPQGRLKSGQKFADWVIIGSSILLILTGIAMAFPANFPKGLVQWCFPLHELGTIILGVVLLGHIYLGLGIFQPYRGAWRYMFGDGTVSEEEAKYHWARWYEEVKGKEST
- a CDS encoding 4Fe-4S dicluster domain-containing protein is translated as MAKAMLIDVTKCTACRACQVACKQWNQLPAEKTTCQGTYENPPELSPKTWTKLKFKEISENGEVKWLFRKMQCMHCTDATCVKVCPTGAAHETELGAVVIDQDKCTGCKYCVQNCPFEIPQYDTDTNTVKKCRMCYDRVSNGLTPACAQTCPPGAIQFGEREEMVSLGLERVSALKADGNLDARLYGETELGGLGVMYVLAEKAKTYDLPEEPKVPISAVLWQDILKPLGPILGGAAVAAFALSFLLNIGYKPEEEVRRGVRSSET
- the fdnG gene encoding formate dehydrogenase-N subunit alpha; translated protein: MKFSRRGFFKLTGASLASTTLLRFGFDISAIAEEVEELRIKGAKEAPTICPYCSCGCGAIVSSEHGHPINIEGDPDHPTNLGSLCPKGASMFQVAADTAGLRNKKVLYRAPGSSEWEDKTWDWAISQIARRIKDTRDKYFISTEDGVTVNRCESIAALGGAAVNNEECYLWIKLMRTLGLVYIEHQARIUHSATVAALGPTYGRGAMTNHWIDIKNSDCIMIMGGNAAECHPMAFKWVTKAMEERGAKLIVVDPRFTRSASKAHIYAPIRAGTDIAFIMGMVNYVIENELYHEEYVKEYTNASLLIKPEFDFKDGLFSGYDETKRKYDEATWGYQTKEVTEVKEGKRVTVTEPLRDMTLTDSNCVFQLLKEHASRYTPEMVEKITGCPKEKFLDVCKEFSKTGDPEKTGTILYAMGWTQHTVGTENIRAFAMLQLLLGNIGRPGGGVNALRGEPNVQGSTDHALLFHILPGYLPVAKVGDTFRGYADKFTVDRATKNVLPGSTSWWRNGEKYIVSLLKEWWGDAAQPENDFRFDWLPKIGKGHKGGGYSHIALFEAMYDGVIKGFIILGQNPAVGGPNSNIECKALDKLEWLVDLNLWETETNAFWKRPGVDPTDIQTEVFRLPAADSVEKDGSITNSGRWIQWRWKGAEPLGDCKSDLEIIDLIFKELKRLYETEGGPNAEAITNLNWDYGDPPSAEEVARACNGYVWPDRSKLVKNFTVLAADGTTACGNWLFSGSFAEDGTNLMQRRTPETEGIGNNLEWAFAWPLNRRIVYNRASCDLEGKPWNPNIPEIWWDPNKVDPKTGLPGMWTGNDVPDFPAAKAPTAVGGNLPAIMLNEGVFKLFAPCKEGPFPEHYEPLESPVKNLMSAEQINPAIFLWHKVNPEDKVGTSGEYPLVATTYRITEHWQTGIMTRNQPWLAELMPEMFVEMSEELAEEKGIENGDWVKVVTARGEVEAVAIVTPRFKPLTVDGKKIHQVGLPWCYGYVGYTTGGPKKLNYAANQLTPHIGDANTMIQESKAFLCDIRKVK
- a CDS encoding site-2 protease family protein, coding for MIPFGSVRLGRIFGIPIELNFTWFFIFALLIIDLTLRFQLKPFNLPLVVSIINATITTLLLFASVLFHELSHSYIAKKSGIPIKKITLFIFGGVAQMSKEPENPEVEFKMAIAGPLSSFFLSFSFGLIWVGARGLGLEMVGASFLLLWQINLALAVFNLLPGFPLDGGRVLRAGLWYWMKDMQRSMKIASQAGQGIAFSLIFFGFMMVFVLGDISALWLVLIGWFLNHAAQTSYRQLILQRSLSGIKVAEIMSKDVQIIDPSITLDKLVNEYFLKYRYGRFPVVENDQLLGVITLHDIKEIPQGDWSRVTAREIVVPPKESCIISYREEAVNALMQMAREEIGHLLVVDENGSLVGLVTRSDIIRLIKVKTELGV